The proteins below come from a single Aptenodytes patagonicus chromosome 20, bAptPat1.pri.cur, whole genome shotgun sequence genomic window:
- the LOC143169413 gene encoding signal transducer and activator of transcription 5B isoform X2 produces the protein MAVWIQAQQLQGEALRQMQALYGQHFPIEVRHYLSQWIESQAWDSIDLDNPQENVKATQLLEGLIQELQKKADHQVGEDGFLLKIKLGHYATQLQNTYDRCPMELVRCIRHILYHEQRLVREANNSPSPAGSLVDAMSQKHLQINQTFEELRLITQDSENELKKLQQTQEYFIIQYQENMRLQAQFSQLSQLGPQERLSRETTLQQKKASLEAWLHREAQTLQQYRVDLAEKHQKTLQLLRKQQTTILDDELIQWKRRQQLAGNGGPPEGTLDVLQTWCEKLAEIIWQNRQQIRRAEHLCQQLPIPGPVEEMLSELNSTITDIISALVTSTFIIEKQPPQVLKTQTKFAATVRLLVGGKLNVHMNPPQVKATIISEQQAKALLKNESTRNESSGEILNNCCVMEYHQATGTLSAHFRNMSLKRIKRSDRRGAESVTEEKFTILFESQFSVGGNELVFQVKTLSLPVVVIVHGSQDNNATATVLWDNAFAEPGRVPFAVPDKVQWPQLCEALNMKFKAEVQSSRGLTKENLVFLAQKLFNSTSSHLEDYSSTTVSWSQFNRENLPGRNYTFWQWFDGVMEVLKKHLKPHWNDGAILGFVNKQQAHDLLINKPDGTFLLRFSDSEIGGITIAWKFDSSERMFWNLMPFTTRDFSIRSLADRLGDLSYLIYVFPDRPKDEVFSKYYTPVLSKAVDGYVKPQIKQVVPEFVSASGDSAPGGATYMDQAPSPAVCSQPHYNMYAQNPDTVLDPEGDFDLDDTMDVARHVEELLRRPMDSQWIPHAQS, from the exons ATGGCGGTGTGGATCCAGGCACAGCAGCTCCAGGGCGAAGCCCTGCGGCAGATGCAGGCGCTCTACGGGCAGCACTTTCCCATTGAGGTGCGGCACTACCTGTCGCAGTGGATTGAGAGCCAGGCGTG GGACTCCATTGACCTCGACAACCCCCAGGAGAACGTGAAGGCGACGCAGCTGCTGGAGGGGCTGATCCAGGAGCTGCAGAAGAAGGCGGACCACCAAGTGGGTGAAGATGGCTTCCTGCTGAAGATCAAGCTGGGGCACTATGCCACGCAGCTGCAG AATACATACGACCGGTGCCCCATGGAGCTAGTGCGCTGCATCCGGCACATCCTCTACCACGAGCAGCGGCTGGTACGGGAAGCAAACAAT AGCCCCTCACCAGCTGGCTCCCTGGTGGACGCCATGTCCCAGAAGCACCTGCAGATCAACCAGACGTTTGAGGAGCTGCGGCTCATCACGCAGGACTCTGAGAACGAGCTCAAGAAGCTGCAGCAGACGCAGGAGTACTTCATCATCCAGTACCAGGAGAACATGCGCCTCCAAG CCCAGttctcccagctctcccagctgggcCCCCAGGAGCGCCTGTCGCGGGAGACGACGCTGCAGCAGAAGAAGGCATCGCTGGAGGCCTGGCTGCACCGGGAGGCCCAGACACTACAGCAGTACCGTGTG GACCTGGCCGAGAAGCACCAGAAGACGCTGCAGCTGCTGCGCAAGCAGCAAACGACCATCCTGGATGACGAGCTGATTCAGTGGAAGCGTCGGCAGCAGCTGGCGGGGAATGGGGGCCCCCCCGAGGGCACCCTGGATGTGCTGCAGACCTG gtGTGAGAAGCTGGCGGAGATCATCTGGCAGAACCGGCAGCAGATCCGTCGGGCTGAGCACTTGTGCCAGCAGCTGCCAATCCCGGGTCCGGTGGAGGAGATGCTGTCGGAGCTGAACAGCACCATCACCGACATCATCTCTGCCCTGGTGACCAG CACCTTCATCATCGAGAAGCAGCCCCCCCAGGTGCTGAAGACACAGACCAAGTTCGCAGCCACCGTGCGGCTCCTGGTGGGGGGGAAGCTGAACGTGCACATGAACCCCCCCCAGGTGAAGGCCACCATCATCAGCGAGCAGCAAGCCAAAGCCCTGCTGAAGAACGAGAGCACCCGCAA TGAGAGCAGTGGGGAGATCCTTAACAACTGCTGCGTGATGGAGTATCACCAGGCCACGGGGACACTTAGCGCCCACTTCCGCAACATG TCCCTGAAGCGGATCAAGCGCTCAGACCGCCGCGGGGCTGAGTCGGTGACAGAGGAGAAGTTCACCATCCTCTTTGAGTCACAGTTCAGTGTTGGTGGCAACGAGCTGGTCTTCCAGGTGAAG ACGCTGTCCCTGCCCGTGGTGGTGATCGTGCATGGGAGCCAGGACAACAACGCCACGGCCACCGTGCTCTGGGACAACGCCTTTGCCGAGCCT GGCCGCGTGCCCTTCGCCGTGCCCGACAAGGTGCAGTGGCCGCAACTCTGTGAGGCGCTCAACATGAAGTTCAAGGCAGAGGTGCAGAGCAGCCGTGGGCTGACCAAGGAGAACTTGGTGTTCCTGGCGCAGAAGCTCTTCAACAGCACCAGCTCCCACCTGGAGGACTACAGCAGCACCACGGTGTCCTGGTCCCAGTTCAATCGG GAAAACCTGCCCGGGAGGAATTACACCTTCTGGCAGTGGTTTGACGGGGTCATGGAGGTGCTGAAGAAGCATCTGAAGCCGCACTGGAACGACGG GGCCATCCTGGGCTTCGTCAACAAGCAGCAGGCGCACGACCTGCTCATCAACAAGCCTGACGGGACCTTCCTGCTGCGGTTCAGCGACTCAGAGATTGGCGGCATCACCATCGCGTGGAAGTTCGACTCCT CCGAGAGGATGTTCTGGAACCTGATGCCTTTCACCACCAGGGACTTCTCCATCCGCTCCCTGGCTGACCGCCTCGGGGACCTCAGTTACCTCATCTATGTGTTCCCTGACCGGCCCAAGGATGAGGTTTTCTCCAAGTACTACACGCCGGTTCTCT CTAAAGCTGTGGATGGATACGTGAAGCCACAGATCAAGCAAGTGGTGCCAGA GTTTGTCAGTGCATCAGGTGATTCTGCCCCTGGAGGGGCCACCTACATGGACCAGGCTCCCTCACCCGCTGTCTGCTCCCAGCCCCATTACAACATGTATGCCCAGAA CCCTGACACTGTGCTGGACCCCGAGGGCGACTTTGACCTGGACGACACCATGGACGTGGCGAGGCACGTGGAGGAGCTGCTGCGGCGCCCCATGGACAGTCAGTGGATCCCCCACGCCCAGTCATGA
- the LOC143169413 gene encoding signal transducer and activator of transcription 5B isoform X1 → MAVWIQAQQLQGEALRQMQALYGQHFPIEVRHYLSQWIESQAWDSIDLDNPQENVKATQLLEGLIQELQKKADHQVGEDGFLLKIKLGHYATQLQNTYDRCPMELVRCIRHILYHEQRLVREANNSPSPAGSLVDAMSQKHLQINQTFEELRLITQDSENELKKLQQTQEYFIIQYQENMRLQAQFSQLSQLGPQERLSRETTLQQKKASLEAWLHREAQTLQQYRVDLAEKHQKTLQLLRKQQTTILDDELIQWKRRQQLAGNGGPPEGTLDVLQTWCEKLAEIIWQNRQQIRRAEHLCQQLPIPGPVEEMLSELNSTITDIISALVTSTFIIEKQPPQVLKTQTKFAATVRLLVGGKLNVHMNPPQVKATIISEQQAKALLKNESTRNESSGEILNNCCVMEYHQATGTLSAHFRNMSLKRIKRSDRRGAESVTEEKFTILFESQFSVGGNELVFQVKTLSLPVVVIVHGSQDNNATATVLWDNAFAEPGRVPFAVPDKVQWPQLCEALNMKFKAEVQSSRGLTKENLVFLAQKLFNSTSSHLEDYSSTTVSWSQFNRENLPGRNYTFWQWFDGVMEVLKKHLKPHWNDGAILGFVNKQQAHDLLINKPDGTFLLRFSDSEIGGITIAWKFDSSERMFWNLMPFTTRDFSIRSLADRLGDLSYLIYVFPDRPKDEVFSKYYTPVLCESTPAKAVDGYVKPQIKQVVPEFVSASGDSAPGGATYMDQAPSPAVCSQPHYNMYAQNPDTVLDPEGDFDLDDTMDVARHVEELLRRPMDSQWIPHAQS, encoded by the exons ATGGCGGTGTGGATCCAGGCACAGCAGCTCCAGGGCGAAGCCCTGCGGCAGATGCAGGCGCTCTACGGGCAGCACTTTCCCATTGAGGTGCGGCACTACCTGTCGCAGTGGATTGAGAGCCAGGCGTG GGACTCCATTGACCTCGACAACCCCCAGGAGAACGTGAAGGCGACGCAGCTGCTGGAGGGGCTGATCCAGGAGCTGCAGAAGAAGGCGGACCACCAAGTGGGTGAAGATGGCTTCCTGCTGAAGATCAAGCTGGGGCACTATGCCACGCAGCTGCAG AATACATACGACCGGTGCCCCATGGAGCTAGTGCGCTGCATCCGGCACATCCTCTACCACGAGCAGCGGCTGGTACGGGAAGCAAACAAT AGCCCCTCACCAGCTGGCTCCCTGGTGGACGCCATGTCCCAGAAGCACCTGCAGATCAACCAGACGTTTGAGGAGCTGCGGCTCATCACGCAGGACTCTGAGAACGAGCTCAAGAAGCTGCAGCAGACGCAGGAGTACTTCATCATCCAGTACCAGGAGAACATGCGCCTCCAAG CCCAGttctcccagctctcccagctgggcCCCCAGGAGCGCCTGTCGCGGGAGACGACGCTGCAGCAGAAGAAGGCATCGCTGGAGGCCTGGCTGCACCGGGAGGCCCAGACACTACAGCAGTACCGTGTG GACCTGGCCGAGAAGCACCAGAAGACGCTGCAGCTGCTGCGCAAGCAGCAAACGACCATCCTGGATGACGAGCTGATTCAGTGGAAGCGTCGGCAGCAGCTGGCGGGGAATGGGGGCCCCCCCGAGGGCACCCTGGATGTGCTGCAGACCTG gtGTGAGAAGCTGGCGGAGATCATCTGGCAGAACCGGCAGCAGATCCGTCGGGCTGAGCACTTGTGCCAGCAGCTGCCAATCCCGGGTCCGGTGGAGGAGATGCTGTCGGAGCTGAACAGCACCATCACCGACATCATCTCTGCCCTGGTGACCAG CACCTTCATCATCGAGAAGCAGCCCCCCCAGGTGCTGAAGACACAGACCAAGTTCGCAGCCACCGTGCGGCTCCTGGTGGGGGGGAAGCTGAACGTGCACATGAACCCCCCCCAGGTGAAGGCCACCATCATCAGCGAGCAGCAAGCCAAAGCCCTGCTGAAGAACGAGAGCACCCGCAA TGAGAGCAGTGGGGAGATCCTTAACAACTGCTGCGTGATGGAGTATCACCAGGCCACGGGGACACTTAGCGCCCACTTCCGCAACATG TCCCTGAAGCGGATCAAGCGCTCAGACCGCCGCGGGGCTGAGTCGGTGACAGAGGAGAAGTTCACCATCCTCTTTGAGTCACAGTTCAGTGTTGGTGGCAACGAGCTGGTCTTCCAGGTGAAG ACGCTGTCCCTGCCCGTGGTGGTGATCGTGCATGGGAGCCAGGACAACAACGCCACGGCCACCGTGCTCTGGGACAACGCCTTTGCCGAGCCT GGCCGCGTGCCCTTCGCCGTGCCCGACAAGGTGCAGTGGCCGCAACTCTGTGAGGCGCTCAACATGAAGTTCAAGGCAGAGGTGCAGAGCAGCCGTGGGCTGACCAAGGAGAACTTGGTGTTCCTGGCGCAGAAGCTCTTCAACAGCACCAGCTCCCACCTGGAGGACTACAGCAGCACCACGGTGTCCTGGTCCCAGTTCAATCGG GAAAACCTGCCCGGGAGGAATTACACCTTCTGGCAGTGGTTTGACGGGGTCATGGAGGTGCTGAAGAAGCATCTGAAGCCGCACTGGAACGACGG GGCCATCCTGGGCTTCGTCAACAAGCAGCAGGCGCACGACCTGCTCATCAACAAGCCTGACGGGACCTTCCTGCTGCGGTTCAGCGACTCAGAGATTGGCGGCATCACCATCGCGTGGAAGTTCGACTCCT CCGAGAGGATGTTCTGGAACCTGATGCCTTTCACCACCAGGGACTTCTCCATCCGCTCCCTGGCTGACCGCCTCGGGGACCTCAGTTACCTCATCTATGTGTTCCCTGACCGGCCCAAGGATGAGGTTTTCTCCAAGTACTACACGCCGGTTCTCTGTGAGTCCACGCCAG CTAAAGCTGTGGATGGATACGTGAAGCCACAGATCAAGCAAGTGGTGCCAGA GTTTGTCAGTGCATCAGGTGATTCTGCCCCTGGAGGGGCCACCTACATGGACCAGGCTCCCTCACCCGCTGTCTGCTCCCAGCCCCATTACAACATGTATGCCCAGAA CCCTGACACTGTGCTGGACCCCGAGGGCGACTTTGACCTGGACGACACCATGGACGTGGCGAGGCACGTGGAGGAGCTGCTGCGGCGCCCCATGGACAGTCAGTGGATCCCCCACGCCCAGTCATGA